One window of the Diospyros lotus cultivar Yz01 chromosome 12, ASM1463336v1, whole genome shotgun sequence genome contains the following:
- the LOC127787716 gene encoding RING-H2 finger protein ATL67 — protein MSSSSSSVPGGGPPPLSASHYLRSLGPGYAIAVAFAFLVLLSTVILSSYFCCRRRRRELETQNPNPSFSVSENGIVLPRIIFVAEDDDDDDGGGNEHAVVGLDNAVINSYPKFPFSRDFRGGVGVNDSMCSICLCEYRDAEMLRMLPDCRHYFHLTCVDAWLKLNASCPVCRNSPLPTPLSTPLSEVVPLSQYSDGRRR, from the coding sequence AtgtcctcctcttcctcctccgtCCCCGGCGGCGGACCACCCCCTCTCTCCGCCTCCCACTACCTGAGATCTCTCGGCCCCGGCTACGCTATCGCCGTGGCCTTTGCCTTCCTTGTCCTCCTCTCCACCGTCATCCTCTCCTCCTACTTCtgctgccgccgccgccgccgcgaACTCGAAAcgcaaaaccctaaccctagctTTTCTGTCTCCGAGAATGGCATCGTCCTCCCCCGCATAATCTTCGTCGCTgaggacgacgacgacgacgacggtGGCGGCAACGAACACGCCGTCGTGGGGCTGGATAACGCCGTCATCAACTCGTACCCTAAGTTCCCGTTCTCGAGGGACTTCCGCGGCGGCGTCGGCGTGAACGACTCGATGTGCTCGATCTGTCTCTGCGAGTACAGGGACGCCGAGATGCTCAGGATGTTGCCGGACTGCCGGCATTACTTCCACCTCACTTGCGTCGACGCTTGGCTGAAGCTCAACGCTTCGTGCCCGGTCTGCCGGAACTCGCCGCTTCCGACGCCGCTGTCCACGCCGCTCTCCGAGGTGGTGCCGCTGTCGCAGTACTCCGACGGCCGGAGGAGGTGA
- the LOC127787715 gene encoding uncharacterized protein LOC127787715, producing the protein MGEETEQARKSLASAAVRPSNDVGDEAVLYMGEKDQVRPLAPSTFRSSSDGGAAAMYMKKMRHRRCIKCCGCVAALLLIQVVVVVVLIFTVFRVKDPIIKLNGVTVDKLELVDGTTPRPGSNMSLTADVSVKNPNVASFKYRNTTTALFYRGAEIGEARGPGGQAKPRRTMRMNITVDIITDRLMSNRSLLMSDMGSGLLTMSSFTRVGGRVKILSIVKKHVVVKMNCTMSINITTRAIQDQKCRRKVKI; encoded by the coding sequence ATGGGGGAGGAGACGGAGCAGGCCCGGAAGTCTCTAGCTTCGGCCGCCGTACGGCCAAGCAACGACGTCGGCGATGAGGCCGTCCTTTACATGGGGGAGAAGGATCAAGTTCGGCCTCTAGCCCCATCCACGTTCCGGTCGAGCAGCGACGGCGGCGCGGCCGCCATGTACATGAAGAAGATGCGCCACAGGAGATGCATCAAGTGTTGCGGCTGCGTCGCCGCCCTTCTGCTCATCCaagtcgtcgtcgtcgtcgtcctcATCTTCACCGTCTTCAGAGTGAAAGATCCCATCATAAAACTGAACGGGGTTACAGTGGACAAGCTCGAGCTCGTCGACGGCACCACCCCTCGCCCGGGCTCCAACATGTCCCTCACCGCCGACGTCTCGGTTAAGAACCCTAACGTCGCGTCGTTCAAGTACAGGAACACCACCACGGCGCTGTTCTACCGAGGAGCGGAGATCGGGGAGGCCCGCGGGCCGGGCGGCCAGGCCAAGCCGAGGCGGACGATGAGAATGAACATCACCGTCGATATCATCACAGATAGGCTGATGTCAAACCGTAGCTTGTTGATGAGTGATATGGGCTCTGGGCTGTTGACCATGAGCAGCTTCACCAGAGTTGGAGGAAGGGTGAAGATCCTGAGCATCGTGAAGAAACATGTGGTTGTGAAGATGAACTGCACCATGTCCATCAACATCACCACTCGAGCCATTCAAGACCAGAAGTGCAGGAGGAAAGTGAAGATCTAG
- the LOC127814281 gene encoding acidic endochitinase-like, producing the protein MEIITSIGSQPCTYLNHGSGTWLCTENRVSLSKTEAKEAYLRMALTKVVLREFLPLVMLVMVVGANAGGIAIYWGQNGNEGTLAETCGTGNYEFVNIAFLATFGNGQTPMLNLAGHCDPSSNGCTGLSSDIKSCQTKGVKVMLSLGGGAGSYFLASSQDAKQIATYLWNNFLGGQSSSRPLGAAVLDGIDFDIEGGTSQHWDELARYLAGYSKKGKKVYLTAAPQCPFPDAWIGGALKTGLFDYVWVQFYNNPPCQYTSGNVGNLEDAWKQWTSDIPAKKILLGLPAAPEAAGSGFIPAADLISKVLPAIKGSPKYGGVMLWSKYYDDQSGYSSSIKTHV; encoded by the coding sequence ATGGAAATCATAACAAGTATTGGAAGCCAGCCCTGCACCTATTTAAACCATGGATCTGGAACATGGCTGTGCACTGAAAACAGGGTAAGTCTCTCTAAAACCGAAGCCAAGGAAGCATACCTTAGAATGGCACTGACGAAGGTGGTTCTGCGAGAGTTCCTCCCACTGGTAATGCTAGTAATGGTGGTGGGAGCTAATGCCGGAGGAATCGCCATTTACTGGGGTCAAAATGGAAATGAAGGCACCTTGGCTGAGACTTGTGGTACAGGAAACTACGAGTTCGTGAACATTGCATTTCTTGCAACGTTTGGCAATGGGCAGACGCCTATGCTCAACCTTGCCGGTCATTGTGATCCCTCCAGCAATGGCTGCACCGGTTTAAGCTCGGACATCAAGTCATGCCAAACAAAGGGTGTCAAGGTGATGCTTTCTCTTGGAGGCGGGGCGGGGAGCTACTTCCTTGCCTCCTCCCAGGATGCTAAGCAAATTGCCACTTACCTCTGGAACAACTTCTTGGGGGGACAATCCTCATCCCGTCCTCTTGGTGCAGCTGTTCTGGATGGGATTGACTTTGATATTGAAGGGGGAACGAGCCAACACTGGGATGAGCTTGCCAGGTACCTTGCTGGGTACAGCAAGAAGGGAAAGAAGGTTTACTTAACCGCTGCTCCCCAGTGTCCGTTCCCTGATGCCTGGATCGGAGGAGCCCTGAAGACCGGTCTCTTCGATTATGTTTGGGTTCAGTTTTATAACAACCCTCCTTGCCAGTATACCTCTGGGAATGTTGGCAATCTTGAAGATGCGTGGAAGCAGTGGACCTCCGATATTCCTGCTAAGAAGATTCTTCTAGGACTACCGGCTGCTCCCGAAGCAGCTGGAAGCGGGTTCATTCCTGCAGCTGATCTCATCTCCAAGGTGCTTCCGGCCATTAAAGGCTCTCCCAAGTATGGAGGGGTAATGCTGTGGTCCAAGTACTACGATGATCAGTCTGGTTACAGTTCTTCGATCAAAACCCATGTCTGA
- the LOC127814283 gene encoding uncharacterized protein LOC127814283: MCAQIRKVISRLGSSTSSSSSGGRAKKAVDPGDWSFMGELPATPEPVKEEGRFVHVYVKDANHNTITFGIKVSPSDPRFEIRKLNFVLKVGNRMIEPNKKKPNEKENVVLTEKVVSKKETVSLGKPIETTVTVPYDTIWRNLLDRASEGLEIDYQVDLDLGIIVLWEFVDIVIPISAKGKIMIPNLCQIGKSTVINCVNKRK; the protein is encoded by the exons atgTGTGCCCAGATCCGCAAGGTCATTTCAAGGTTGGGATCTTCAACAAGCTCATCGTCGTCCGGTGGAAGAGCGAAGAAGGCGGTGGATCCCGGCGACTGGAGTTTCATGGGAGAGCTGCCGGCGACACCAGAGCCAGTGAAGGAGGAGGGAAGGTTTGTGCACGTCTATGTCAAGGACGCCAACCATAACACCATAACCTTCGGCATTAAGGTCTCACCCAGCGATCCCAGATTCGAAATCCGCAAGCTCAATTTTGTCCTCAAAGTCGGCAACAG GATGATTGAGCCAAATAAAAAGAAGCCAAACGAGAAGGAGAATGTTGTGTTAACAGAGAAGGTTGTATCAAAGAAGGAGACCGTGTCACTTGGCAAGCCAATAGAGACAACAGTGACTGTGCCATATGACACAATATGGAGGAACTTGTTGGATCGAGCAAGCGAGGGCTTGGAGATCGACTATCAGGTGGATTTGGATCTTGGCATCATAGTTTTGTGGGAGTTTGTGGACATTGTTATTCCGATCTCTGCCAAGGGCAAGATCATGATCCCAAACTTGTGTCAAATTGGCAAATCAACCGTAATCAATTGTGTCAACAAgaggaaatga